actgaagaaaaacaagaaaaaagaatgaaaaaaaagAGAAGCACCGAAAGAAAACAGGTGAAAACAAAGAAGAAGAANNNNNNNNNNNNNNNNNNNNNNNNNNNNNNNNNNNNNNNNNNNNNNNNNNNNNNNNNNNNNNNNNNNNNNNNNNNNNNNNNNNNNNNNNNNNNNNNNNNNNNNNNNNNNNNNNNNNNNNNNNNNNNNNNNNNNNNNNNNNNNNNNNNNNNNNNNNNNNNNNNNNNNNNNNNNNNNNNNNNNNNNNNNNNNNNNNNNNNNNNNNNNNNNNNNNNNNNNNNNNNNNNNNNNNNNNNNNNNNNNNNNNNNNNNNNNNNNNNNNNNNNNNNNNNNNNNNNNNNNNNNNNNNNNNNNNNNNNNNNNNNNNNNNNNNNNNNNNNNNNNNNNNNNNNNNNNNNNNNNNNNNNNNNNNNNNNNNNNNNNNNNNNNNNNNNNNNNNNNNNNNNNNNNNNNNNNNNNNNNNNNNNNNNNNNNNNNNNNNNNNNNNNNNNNNNNNNNNNNNNNNNNNNNNNNNNNNNNNNNNNNNNNNNNNNNNNNNNNNNNNNNNTGTACAAGAAATGTAGAAATGAAACCGAGAAGAAAAAAACAATGAAAGCGAAAAGATAAAGAAAAAAGgtacaaaaaagaaataaaaaataaaaccgaaTAAAGAAATGCAAAACGTATGGAAAACAGATAAAGAATGAAAAAAAACATGAAAACCAAGAAAactgaagaaaaacaagaaaaaagaatgaaaaaaaagAGAAGCACCGAAAGAAAACAGGTgaaaacaaagaagaagaaaaatgaaagaATGAAAAAACTAGTGAAACCCGAGAAGAAAGGAAGATaaatattaaaaaaaatcaaagaaactaatgagaaaacaaaaaaaacaaaaaaaaatctagaaAACCAGCGAACACGTGCGCGCTTCTCTTCTTCTCCCCGGAACCATTCCCCCCATTTCCACCCGGaatccctagccgccgccgccatccgatTTTACCCCACCTGCTTCTGCTCGGTGCTGCTCCTCGCTAGATCTATCTGGTAACTAAATCCTCTTCTGCTTCTTTATGGTGGAGATTGTCTACCTTTCAAGTTTCCGTCGCCGCTCGCTTGCTAAAAAGTTGCGTCTTTTGTACGGGGGCAATGGGGATTTGCAGCCAGCTGAGGCAATGGCGGCCGCACCAACCGGCGTTGAGGTTCCGAAGCCCTTGAGCGCCCCTGTTCTTCCGTCCATGGCGGCCGCGCCGACCCGCGTTGAGGTTCCGACGCGCTTGGCCGCCCCTGTTCCTCCGTCCATGGCGGCCGCCGGCTGGTCCTCGCTCCCGACCGACCTCGTGCGCCGCATCGCCGACTGCCTCCTCGACACCAACGACGTCGACTGCTATGTGGACCTCCGCGCCGTCTGCCACAACTGGCGGTCCGCCACCGAAGACCCTAGGACCGACGCGTCCGACCCCCGCTTCTACCCGCGCTTCTGGATAGTCCTCGACGACGACGGGGCCTTCCAGAGCGACGGCTGCCGGGTCTTGGTGAACACCGCCACCGGCCGCTTCCTCCGCAAGCAGCTCCCGCTGCCCCGCCACTACTACGTGGTCACCACCACTGTCAACGGCTTCTTCGTCCTGGCCGACAGGAGCCCACCTCACGCCGCTCGCGTCCTCAACCCTCTCACAGGCGCCGTGGTCGTTTTCAAGGCGCCCATGCCCCGGGACGCGTCCGTTGCCGTTTTCTTCTCCTGTGGCGGCACTGCGCACAATCTCACCGTGCTCTGCGACTCAACTCGTAAGTATTACACGGCTGTTCCGGACAGGGAAAGTTTCGTCGCCGGGGACATCGACGATGTTTTTTACCATTATATGAGGAAGGTGGTGGTCGGCATTGTCTACTCCAATGGTGCTGGTTGGGTATCCGTGGCGCAGTCTAATGTCATCATGGAGTATTTGCTCGATTTGTCAGAGAAGCTTCAGATTGATTTCGTCAAGTTTTTCTCTGTCGACCCTCTTGGAGATCACAGCGACGTCCGTTGTTTCCTACTGCATTTTGGTGGGGAAGTCTTTTTCATCACAATGGCATTAGAACGCATTGCGCTTCTCGGCATGGAGCCAACGGAGAAACAGGCGCTCACGCCTGTGAAGACCGTGGGCAGGTACGCCATCTTCATCGGCCATCAAAGGTGCCTGGTTGTTGATGCCGCTAAGTTCCCATCCGTCGAGGCAGACTGTGTCTACTACACCCAAGACGTTGGTAAATTTGCTTTCATCTGGAAGCACAACACCAGAGATGGGAAAGACGAGAGGGTGTATGATGACATCAATTTCGTCAAGGAGGACAAGCAGTTTGTCTTCTCCGGCCGCGGTCCTTTCACCATCATCCAGCTTCTCTCGAGCTACACCATCAACCTCAGTAATTCTGAATTTGTCTGACAGGAAATCTCGGAAGGCGCCGACAACTCTACTTTATCTAGTTTAACTCGCTCCCTTCCACTACAGGTCTTTTGTGTTGCCCTGACTTGTTCCAGGCAGGAAACAAGTTGACTCTAGGAGTGTAGTTTAGATCACCTGTGCTGGAATGAACTACTGTAAGCTGCTTAATTAGCACATGGTATCGACCTAATGCTACATCCATTGTTATTGGTGCTATCTATTGTCTCTGTGTGCTCTTGCCTCTTCCCTTGCATTACTACTTAGCAATGCAATCTGGTTTGTTTGCTGCTGAAATTTTCGCTCAattttagcccgttttctgagttcTCACTCTGCTGTTCTCTGTTGGCCTTATTAATTTTTCAGTGTCTTGTTCCAGTGAAGAAAAATGTTTTAGAATTGCGCTCACCGGTCTTCTGTGGAACATAACATGATGCCATGTCCATATGTAAAGTTTCATCTACTTCTGTGTATGCTTCACCCCCTTATACTATCTACTTGCTTTTGTGACACAGTTACTTTTAAGAATTTAAGATGTTGCTTCGCAACTCACCGTTgctactaagggcatctccagccgcgcccccgggaaggcctccccaggcgattttttcgcgccggcgccaaaaaaacggcccagtcgcgcctcgAGGAGctcgattttcgccggcctgggccgaaaacagcgccgacggacccaggccgaacccggggcgctggggggcgcccgggggcgccgggacgaactgttttggcgcgaaacagccgcgggcccgccgcgtcagcgacacggcgcctcgtcttcccccaacggcctcggttcccgcggggaatcaatgccaaggctgccaccggtcagccttgccattgattcctcacgggcggcgcgtcacgggacggcgcgccgatgcctctcctccctcgcacgcgtacacacgggtgcggcgcggctatatagccggtggcctgcactcgcctgtgcccacaccagcctcacccctcgccgccgcccagctcctccctctccctacctctcccgagcgccgccgcccagcccctccctctatctctctacctctcccgagcccgtcgccatggcggaacgctaccccggagacgaggcggcggccaacggcttcggccgccgttcgctccgcgaacaggagtcctggctcctgttccaggcgaacattccggcgccgccggacatgcgcgccgggccgacggggtggaggctcagcgccaggggagtgcccattcccccgttgcccgacgccgtggcgaagccgacgtacttcgccgaggaagtcgaggtcgtgcgcgcctccctcaccgacgcccaactctccctcccccagtacgccgccgacaaccacgcggcttggacggcgtatttcgagcgccgccagcagcagcgcttggcgtccatCAACCGCGCGCCGGTGGTtggcggccggcagaacagcgagggccgccacctgtggtggggcgtccccggccgcacactcgagggcgtgctgatgtacctcgagggcggcaacgacccgccgttggcgtacccagcgagggcggccgccccggcgcagcaccgacgcgccgggccatgggcgccaaggaggttggggtcctcctcttcttcctcctcccgatctttatcgcactcctccggcactccggccctgctcggcgtcaaggccgagcccgcggcggagacgccgctcggccggcgcacccgcagcgccagcatcgtcatcaacgagggcggccggcgcgcctcctcgtcggctcctcctccgcgcttcgtcaagccaaagacggagccggggctcgcgccggtgaagaaggagccggccgcgccggtgacgacggagctcgacgacgacgaagtggccctggaatgggcgcgcagggactccatagcgatggagaaggagcgcctggagaaggcgaaggagcgccagcgcgccgccctgcttCGCTTCGCGGAACGTCGACGAGGCCGCGACGAAGGCGGAGTCGTCGTCatctgcgacagcgacgacgacgacgacgatgcgccgccaccagtccgccatggcgacgccgggcaggggtccagtaggggcgcccgcgtcaaggaggagaaggccgacgacgacgatggcggcgacggcggcgacgacttcagcccctttcttttttagattaggttaatgtaatgaaaatgcgcgaatttcgccgaaatttgccatgtttgaccgaaatttaactagtttttatcataacttcgccgaacggttttttattattattttaatacGCGCACGGGGACGGCCCTGGGGGCTGACGGTTGGGGACCGAC
The Triticum dicoccoides isolate Atlit2015 ecotype Zavitan chromosome 3A, WEW_v2.0, whole genome shotgun sequence genome window above contains:
- the LOC119273273 gene encoding uncharacterized protein LOC119273273, producing the protein MAAAPTGVEVPKPLSAPVLPSMAAAPTRVEVPTRLAAPVPPSMAAAGWSSLPTDLVRRIADCLLDTNDVDCYVDLRAVCHNWRSATEDPRTDASDPRFYPRFWIVLDDDGAFQSDGCRVLVNTATGRFLRKQLPLPRHYYVVTTTVNGFFVLADRSPPHAARVLNPLTGAVVVFKAPMPRDASVAVFFSCGGTAHNLTVLCDSTRKYYTAVPDRESFVAGDIDDVFYHYMRKVVVGIVYSNGAGWVSVAQSNVIMEYLLDLSEKLQIDFVKFFSVDPLGDHSDVRCFLLHFGGEVFFITMALERIALLGMEPTEKQALTPVKTVGRYAIFIGHQRCLVVDAAKFPSVEADCVYYTQDVGKFAFIWKHNTRDGKDERVYDDINFVKEDKQFVFSGRGPFTIIQLLSSYTINLSNSEFV